Genomic segment of Thermococcus sp.:
CTTCATCGCCCACTGAACAAACAGCCCCGGAAAAAGGGGAGTCAATCTGCGGGCCCGGGATTGTGGCTTTAATGGCCCTCCTGGCCCTTGGGTTCAGAGAACGTTGAGGTACTTATGCACCTGGAAGCTTAGCCCGACGTTCTTTTTTCCCATTGTCAGCGCGGCCTCGCGGTAGAACTCCATGAGCCTCTCCTGTGAGATGTCAATCGGTTCCTTGGGCTGTATCACGAGGGGAGCTAAGTTTTTCAAAAGCCCCGCGTACCAGCGGACGTTTTCGAGCTTGGTCTCCCTCGTGACGACGAGCTTAGCGTAGACCTTTGCACCCGCATTCCTTAGGATTTTGATGCTTTCCACTTCCCTGAGAACGAGACCTTTCCAGTCTTCCGTGGCCTTGGCCGTCTCGTCCTTTATGTCCACGCTCGCGTAGTCCACCAGGGGAGCTACCTCCCTGATAAGCTCCGGAAGGCCGCCGTGGGTCTCAAGGAAGTTGTCAAAGCCAAGACTTTTCATGCGCTCCATAAGGGCCTTCAGCGGCTTCACCTGGAGAGTCGGTTCGCCACCGGTGTAGCTTATCGAGTGAATATCACCGGTATCGAGCCGCAGAACGGCGTTAACGACTTCATCAACGCTCGCTGGATTTGGCCGGTACTCGAACTTCCCGGTGAAGGGCTCGACCTCGTAGCGCCAGCGGGAAACTCGGGAGGCGTTGATGTACTGCTTTGAGTCACACCATCGGCAATAGAGGTTACAGCCCGCGAAGCGGACGAAAACCTGCCTCCTCCCGAAGGCGCTCCCGGGGACGCTTCCCCCTTCGCCCTGCCAGCTGTTGAAGACCTCGGCCATTATGAGTCTCATGTTCTCAGCTCCTCCACGTTCAACCCCTTCACCTTTTCGCTCACGAAACTCTCGAGTATCTCGACTTTAACTCTTCTCTCCTCCCCGGTCATATCCGCCATGAGCTGAACGGCCCTCGCGTAGTCCCAGAGCCGTCTCTTTGCCTCGGGGGTAACGCTCTCGGCCATAACTATTAGCTCCCGCTCCTCAGGATGGGCACTCATCCATTCCGCAACCTTCCTCGCATCTCCCTCATCGAATACGCCTCTCTTTTTGAAGAGCACACAAGTCACCTCCCATTATTGTTCAATTCTGCAATTATGTAATTATGCAATTTGGCAATTCGGGAATGTTTTAGAGGTATTTCAGCAGGACCTCAACGGCCTCCTCGAAGATTTCCCGGTCTTTGCCGTCCAGAACCCCCTCAAGGTAGTTCAGCGCAACGAGGTTGATTATGATGTAGGCAGTGTTTCTGTCGAGGCCGAGGGAATAGGCATCGTAGTAAACCCTCTCTTCGCCTAAGGCCTCGTTGAGCATCTCGACGAAGTAGTTAATCTCCTCAACGCTCAGCTCGTCCCATCTGCTCTCGAGCTCGTCGAGGTAGCGCTCCATTACCCTGAGCGTTTCGAGGTCGAGTTTCAGCGTTCCCCGAAAGTACGGGAACTCGCCGACGCGGAAGAGCTTTATTCCCTCCTCGTCTCTCACCGCTATGCTGTCCCAGAGGACGATGCCCTCAACGGGGTTATGACCGTACTTGCTAGCCAAGTAGGAGAAGCGCTCAAGGGCAAAGTCTATGTCGTCTATAAACTCCTCCCCATCATGGAAGTGGATTATCTTGCTCACTGTTCCAGCCATTTTTTGCACCGGTTCACGGTAGGTGGGGCAGTATAAAAATGCTTTGAGTGTTATTCCTCAGTTCTGTTCCCCCATTTGGAAAGCCACGCAAGGTCGCACCGACGATTTAGCTCAAAGTATTCATCGGAAACCTCTCGAAACGA
This window contains:
- a CDS encoding 7-carboxy-7-deazaguanine synthase QueE, whose product is MRLIMAEVFNSWQGEGGSVPGSAFGRRQVFVRFAGCNLYCRWCDSKQYINASRVSRWRYEVEPFTGKFEYRPNPASVDEVVNAVLRLDTGDIHSISYTGGEPTLQVKPLKALMERMKSLGFDNFLETHGGLPELIREVAPLVDYASVDIKDETAKATEDWKGLVLREVESIKILRNAGAKVYAKLVVTRETKLENVRWYAGLLKNLAPLVIQPKEPIDISQERLMEFYREAALTMGKKNVGLSFQVHKYLNVL